In Nitrososphaerales archaeon, a single genomic region encodes these proteins:
- a CDS encoding triphosphoribosyl-dephospho-CoA synthase, translating into MDAMDFPDEVMKAAQLATLLEVSGTPKPGNVHRSADYPDTRFEHFLAGAVALGPVIRDVTMAGIRMKGSLSEIGIGRYIKRAIFNVKASHRGGNTHLGTILLFVPLAASAGLAYVEKGRVEVEILREGVVKVLEATTVDDALEATRGLYEADAALGVLDDKDMVDVTKVDAYRVILEKGLSLYELMKYASEWDNIAKEWITGLRISFEIGYPEFVRVYEVTGDINTATVHTFLRILAEVPDTFIARKVGFEFTRNVREAVKIGLPVAEEVSKEAREILRVGGLMSDEGRKRLIILDGRLRGSRKILNPGTSADITGASLMIAILSGLRF; encoded by the coding sequence ATGGATGCAATGGACTTCCCTGACGAAGTGATGAAGGCTGCGCAGTTAGCTACGTTGTTAGAGGTTAGTGGTACACCCAAACCCGGTAATGTGCATAGAAGTGCCGATTATCCCGATACAAGGTTTGAGCACTTTCTGGCCGGTGCTGTAGCTCTAGGACCAGTGATTAGAGATGTGACGATGGCTGGAATAAGGATGAAAGGCTCTTTGAGCGAGATAGGCATAGGGAGATATATCAAAAGGGCGATCTTTAATGTAAAGGCATCCCACAGAGGTGGTAATACACACCTTGGTACGATCCTTCTCTTCGTGCCTCTGGCCGCATCTGCTGGCTTAGCCTATGTGGAGAAAGGTAGGGTTGAAGTAGAGATCCTTCGTGAAGGAGTTGTCAAAGTATTAGAGGCTACGACCGTCGATGATGCGTTGGAGGCTACAAGGGGCCTATACGAAGCCGATGCTGCATTGGGTGTGTTGGATGATAAAGATATGGTAGATGTTACCAAGGTCGATGCCTACAGAGTTATCTTGGAGAAGGGGCTGAGCCTCTATGAATTGATGAAGTATGCATCTGAGTGGGATAATATTGCGAAGGAGTGGATTACAGGCTTAAGGATCTCCTTCGAAATCGGTTATCCAGAATTCGTGAGGGTTTATGAAGTTACTGGTGATATCAATACCGCTACAGTACATACATTCTTACGAATACTGGCCGAAGTACCCGATACATTCATCGCGAGGAAGGTCGGGTTCGAATTTACTCGAAATGTAAGAGAAGCAGTAAAGATAGGGCTTCCAGTGGCTGAAGAAGTTTCGAAGGAGGCTAGAGAGATTTTAAGAGTTGGAGGGTTGATGAGTGATGAAGGGAGGAAGAGGTTGATCATCTTAGATGGACGATTGAGAGGATCACGTAAAATACTCAATCCAGGTACTTCGGCCGATATCACTGGAGCCTCGTTGATGATCGCTATACTATCTGGATTAAGATTTTAA
- a CDS encoding DUF1464 family protein has translation MVKVVGIDPGTKSFDFCGLDDGRVFMDTTIPSIEIAKDPKVVIDLLRSAGKLDLIVGPSGYGLPLTHISQITDREHFLTILVRPDDLKVGVLIGLRKLVRMMKDEGFNVYFIPGVIHLPTVPLHRKVNKIDMGTADKLCCTVLAIYDQAKRLGISYRETSLILVEIGFGFTAIIGVENGEVVDGIGGTTGGIGFLTLGAMDGELAYLLNTFDKELLFQGGAAYIASGDGSITPEEFADKVVLGGRYKVAWEALMENIVKGVAAIKASVPNPKEILISGRLSRVDKIYDEVSKRLSKFGTVRKVGRFAVVAKEAAEGAALIADGLAGGRFKDLVDTVRIREASGTVLDYIYLKNIDEVKRKYGVI, from the coding sequence TTGGTTAAGGTTGTAGGTATAGATCCCGGAACGAAGAGCTTCGATTTCTGTGGGCTCGATGATGGAAGGGTCTTCATGGATACGACCATACCATCGATCGAAATTGCAAAGGATCCTAAGGTCGTGATCGATCTACTCAGATCTGCGGGTAAACTTGATCTTATCGTAGGCCCATCTGGCTACGGCCTTCCATTAACACACATCAGCCAGATCACCGATAGGGAGCACTTTCTTACAATACTGGTAAGGCCCGATGATCTGAAGGTTGGTGTGTTGATCGGTTTGAGAAAGTTAGTAAGGATGATGAAGGATGAAGGTTTTAACGTATACTTCATCCCGGGCGTAATTCATCTACCTACAGTACCTCTGCATCGAAAGGTGAATAAGATCGATATGGGCACCGCCGATAAACTCTGCTGTACAGTATTGGCGATCTACGATCAAGCAAAGAGGCTCGGCATAAGCTATAGGGAAACCTCGCTCATACTTGTTGAGATCGGCTTTGGATTCACCGCCATTATAGGTGTGGAGAATGGTGAGGTCGTTGATGGGATCGGTGGTACTACTGGTGGTATCGGATTCCTCACCTTGGGCGCGATGGATGGTGAATTGGCATACCTTTTAAATACATTCGATAAGGAATTGTTATTCCAAGGTGGTGCAGCCTATATAGCGAGTGGTGATGGATCCATTACACCGGAAGAGTTTGCAGATAAAGTGGTGCTGGGCGGTAGGTATAAAGTAGCTTGGGAGGCCCTGATGGAGAATATCGTCAAAGGCGTAGCTGCAATAAAGGCCTCTGTACCCAATCCCAAAGAAATTCTGATTTCAGGTAGGCTTTCAAGGGTCGATAAAATCTATGATGAAGTTTCGAAGAGGCTTTCAAAATTTGGTACTGTGAGGAAGGTCGGTAGGTTCGCTGTAGTCGCTAAAGAAGCGGCAGAAGGTGCCGCACTGATAGCGGATGGTTTGGCTGGTGGTAGATTTAAAGATCTGGTCGATACGGTCAGGATTAGAGAGGCTTCTGGTACGGTCTTAGATTACATCTATCTGAAGAATATCGATGAGGTAAAGAGGAAGTACGGTGTCATTTGA